One window from the genome of Pelobates fuscus isolate aPelFus1 chromosome 13, aPelFus1.pri, whole genome shotgun sequence encodes:
- the LOC134582600 gene encoding protein kinase C delta type-like, protein MPTTSDKPVDITNLKQLGIFQGNSSFRIVRAIISTVIFTSIILNSALANYICIFLTNKQRYHLEMERKRKHSLGKKETHAKKEKQSEEHLAGSKEYERSPVHSQRSSICNEQETDRGRERTRQRFSKEHREQAPERYQSSSKDEEQGRQKKAKLSLSGKLGSQSYQQFDSRNMPDMQKVYLPKKHSLKRSRKSEDEDKPCSLKKQKSSFGKQGQEKSVEEIGGSGQSKKSKKHPALSLDGYQFHSTLGKGNFGKVMLASYKSTNKRVAVKVINKKKENQASVLTENRVLQMAVGSPFLCQGFAAFQSEMNSFLVMDYIQGDTLDAFMAKKGSLSVEESKFISAELICGLQYLHSHGIIHRDLKPENILLTREGHVKIADFGLAAENILGDKKIRERVGTPVNMAPEVLMNKEYGVSADWWALGILLFRMLTGKFPFNDKVKLLTYVKQVLKAPPRYPAWLSSEIRDILDKLLNKNPKTRLGVIGNIRDHPFYRDINWGDLEECKVSPPFLPFATSDHETSTVDFNQSFMKDNISSCDDHHISGLSYVNSEWQE, encoded by the exons ATGCCAACAACCTCTGATAAACCAGTGGATATAACAAACTTAAAGCAACTGGGCATTTTTCAAGGGAACAGTAGCTTTCGCATTGTGCGAGCGATAATTTCAACAGTTATATTTACTTCTATTATTCTGAATTCGGCATTAGccaattatatttgtatttttctaaCGAACAAACAGAGGTATCATTTAGAAATGGAGAGGAAAAGGAAGCATTCCTTGGGAAAAAAGGAGACTCATGCTAAAAAAGAGAAACAATCTGAAGAACACCTTGCAGGGTCAAAAGAGTATGAGAGATCTCCTGTACATTCTCAGAGAAGTAGTATTTGCAATGAGCAGGAGACCGATAGAGGCAGAGAACGCACAAGACAACGCTTCTCAAAGGAACACAGGGAACAAGCCCCAGAAAGATACCAATCCTCAAGTAAAGATGAGGAGCAGGGCAGGCAGAAAAAGGCAAAGCTGTCCTTATCTGGAAAGCTGGGTAGTCAATCTTATCAACAATTTGACAGTAGGAATATGCCTGACATGCAGAAGGTATATCTACCCAAAAAGCATAGCTTGAAAAGATCAAGGAAATCTGAAGACGAGGACAAGCCGTGTAGCCTAAAAAAGCAAAAGTCCTCCTTTGGAAAACAAGGACAGGAGAAAAGTGTTGAGGAGATAG GAGGAAGTGGACAATCTAAGAAATCGAAGAAGCACCCTGCTCTGTCGCTGGATGGTTACCAATTCCATAGCACACTGGGGAAAGGCAACTTTGGAAAA GTGATGCTGGCTTCCTATAAGAGCACAAACAAACGTGTTGCTGTTAAAGTcatcaataaaaaaaaggaaaaccaggCATCCGTCCTGACAGAGAACCGGGTTTTGCAAATGGCGGTTGGCAGCCCTTTCTTATGCCAGGGATTTGCTGCCTTCCAGTCCGAG ATGAATTCTTTCCTAGTCATGGATTACATACAAGGAGACACTCTTGATGCTTTTATGGCTAAAAAGGGCAGTTTATCTGTAGAAGAATCAAA attcATCTCAGCGGAGCTTATATGTGGGCTACAATATCTACATTCCCATGGCATTATACATCG TGATCTGAAGCCAGAGAATATTCTTCTGACCAGAGAAGGCCATGTGAAAATAGCAGATTTTGGCCTTGCAGCGGAGAACATCCTGGGTGATAAAAAGATCAGGGAGAGAGTTGGAACACCTGTAAATATGGCACCAGAg GTACTCATGAACAAGGAATATGGTGTGTCTGCAGATTGGTGGGCCCTAGGTATACTTCTTTTCCGGATGCTTACTGGGAAATTCCCCTTTAATGACAAGGTCAAGCTATTAACATATGTAAAGCAGGTGTTAAAAGCACCACCACGCTACCCTGCCTGGCTGAGCAGTGAAATTAGAGACATCCTGGATAAG CTTCTAAATAAGAACCCCAAGACACGCCTTGGAGTGATTGGGAACATCCGTGACCACCCTTTTTATAGAGACATTAACTGGGGAGATCTAGAGGAGTGTAAAGTGAGCCCTCCATTTCTGCCATTTGCA ACGTCCGATCATGAAACAAGCACAGTGGACTTTAATCAATCTTTCATGAAGGATAACATCTCCTCATGTGATGACCATCATATCAGTGGCCTGTCTTATGTGAACTCTGAATGGCAGGAATAG